ATGCAAAACTGATCagatttgaccagtgttaataACAGGACGTTGGCAGCTTTATCACTGGCCTTCTGCCTTTtccatttttctcttttttctcactGTTACAAACGAATAGCGATCTCTGTGCCATATCCTCCAGTTGCTGAAGGAACAGTTTAATGAGCTGAAAGAGAAGCTCTGTGGTGTGTTATGATTATTTAACAATCACAGCTATGGGGTCTCTTAACCACATTGTGTTTCCCAACATGTGACCTCACATTCGTAGGTGCCGTAAAGAAACGTTTATATTCATGTCTCAAACCTGGCATCACAAAAGCCTGCAGAGCCGGGCCTGTAGCTAGCGGCAGAGCCGGGCCTGTAGCTAGCGGCAGAGCCGGGCCTGTAGCTAGCGGCAGAGCCGGGCCTGTAGCTAGCGGCAGAGCCGGGCCTGTAGCTAGCGGCAGAGCCGGGCCTGTAGCTAGCGGCAGAACCGGGCCTGTAGCTAGCACGCAGGAACTGTGCATCAGTTTTGTTGATCGTCTCAtgctcctctcccacacacccacagagcaGAATCAGTGTTATAAAATGTCTGCTCTATGATTGGTTGGAGATGGCAGTCCAAGATGGTGTTCGTATTGTGCTCAGCCTTTAGGATGGTTCACTTGGTGCAAACTGTCTCTGGAGTTTTTTGTGTCTGCCTGCTAGTTGTGGAAGTGTAGTTGTGATCTGTCAATTTCAGCCATGTTTTATCCTGTCTAGGTCCTCTGTGTCTTTATGACAGGATCACGCATGTGTTCATGTGAGAGGTCAAAGTGaaattgtgttgtgttcagcACTTAGTAACTAGCTGTGACATGATTGCATCATGGTATGttaatgatttaaaattcctAATTTTATACATTTTCTTGATTCTTAACTGACAGTATTATTGTTTCCTGTTAAGTGTTTCCATTATCATCGTACAGTAACGTCAGGGCACCTCGCTTGATGACAGCTCATTTTCATACTGTTTTGTACCCTCCTGCCATACTCCTTGTAGTTTTATGACATTTAGCACTGTATTAAACATTTGTATTTACATTTCCAAGATTTAACATCTCATCTCTCACTATGTCATCTTTAAGTCGACCTGGCTACTGCACAGTTTCAGTGGTAATGTTTCATTTATTGAGTAATAAGCAGTAACAGACCACAGACTCAAAGCATTGTCCACCAACCAAAATGATGGTTGTGGTTTTACATGTCAGCATTTTAGGCCACGTTGAGCAGCTCAGAAGTTTTATTTATGTCACAGCGCCACCTAGGGTCAGCTAGTGGTATTACTCTCATCGCCACTACAGACCCAGCTGCCCACCAGCTCAGGACTGACGACAGCTACAGAGCCACACACCTCTGAATGGAATAAGATTAACAATATGATAATAAAAGGTTTTGTTTATTAGGCCCCAAACAGGTCTTTCTGATACAGAAAGGTTGTTTCTTTTAAAAACTAATGATAAAAACGCAGCACTGTAATAAAACCCTGTCTTATGATACCACACTGCCCCTGTGGACATGACATGCACTCACTAAAACATTTCCTCTCTGGGGAAGTCAAACTATGCTGAGAAATATCTTTATAATGTAAAACGTAATTCAGCACAGAGACTCCCGGTGTCTCGTATGTTACAGTGCCTAACAGAGTCTCGCGGTGTTTAATATACCATCATTTAATGATCAATTCTTTCCTTATCCATACTTGCGGTTTCTCCAAATtccaaaaaatttaaaacaaaaactGTTAACAGAAATACATTGTTTAATAGAAAAGCTCAacatacacagtatttacaaagTGGAATCTTTAACGACACTAAACTGTACATATTTACATGTTTTGCTCAGTGATACAACCACAGTATGTTTTGTAAACCACAAACAAAGTTACTTTTGTTCATATTTGGATTAAGATTATCAGTGAATATCAGTACACCCTCGTCAGTTTGTCCTCCTCAGGTCCAGCTCACAAAGAAGGTGTCTGAGTTCCTAAAACCGAACTCCTAAAAAAAGGAATAACAAAGATTACAACGTTATTGTACTTTGCTAGAAGCCGATTAAAGCATAAAAACCAACTGTCTGAGGGTGTGAGTAAAGTTTTTAACTGTAGGTTATTGGGATTGACTAGTCATTAACCTCACCTGTTCCTCATGGCTTTCTGCAGTAAGTTCTTGGCCATCTGAGACTCGGGATTCAGGCAGACTTTCCCTCCTTTTTTCAAGAAGATTCTGAACATACAGGACAGAGACAGTTAGACGCTGAGGAagctattacacacacaccgcactgtTGTTGGTGAAGCAGTAGCCCTCTTTGTGTTATAATAATGTTACATATACATTTGTTTGGggtttacatatttgttttatACTGGCACCGGCTACGTCATTTATTGACGGTTCCTCAGTAGGGGCGGAGCTATACCTTTAACTGTGTGACGTAGGTCAAACGGAGGAGAGcgtgtgtttttttaattttatgtTACAGCGGGAAGACACTTTCGGTGTTTTGGTGGGCTTCTTAATAAAGATGTACCACAGGTCTGATATTATGCCAgataggaggaaagagagatgctCTGGGCGTCTAACTCGAAGACTAATAGGGAGGATTGACGGAACTGTACGGTCTCAACATAATTCACCACACCTGGGAAGTTTTCACTGCACCTCGCGTCACAGTTTTAGTTTTTTCACGGGTCACACCTTCACGTAGCCCACGCTACACGTTTActactttcatttttgttcaaAAATACTAAAAATAATTGTACTAAAATATAAACGAACAATGAGCAAGACTGGAAAACTCTGGGGCTTTTCGCAGGTGACCGAAAGGACGTTACAGGCCGTCCTTGCTTCGCGGGACTGGAAGGTAATTAAACCTCGCCTCTGTGGTAAATCGTCAGATGCCAAACCGGTCTTTTCTTTCGTGGGAAAGTTATTTTCTATTATTAGTAGGATACAACCTCACATTAAAATACACACCAAACAGGTACAATTGCCGTACAGTAGTAGTCAGCACAGTAGTCAGCATCCCACACAATATAACTGAACAAACTGAACATGATTGGATTCAATTCAATCTTATTGTTGATTGTATTCTACATTGAATTGAATCCAATCATGTTAAATTGTCGAGCCTGTCCGTCTCCGTGCTCtcctatctacacacacacgtgtcatcAATCTCAGTTCCAGGTTACACAGCACAACACGCAGTGATGTTGGTATGTTTACATTACACACGTACATCATCTCCAGCTGAGGACAGTAGCTGCTGGGCGCGTGGAACTCCAGCTTCACCACGAGCCTATGGTTCACGCGGTCAACTCCTTTATCCTGGCAGAAGCATTTCGTGACGTTACTTCTTCTACCTGTGGAGAAAGTATTTTTAATTTATAAAACTTTAAAAAAACTTTAAACAAAAATGGTAATCATGAACATTTAACAAATTAATACTATCCTAATATGACCTACAAAGCCCTTAAATACATATTTAACGTTGTCAGCCAtcgtgtgtgtgaaaatgtagCTTGTTTGATTGTCTGTACAGTAGTACCTTTTGTTAGTGTATTCATGAAAAATGCATAACCTCCATGACCATCATCTGAACGAATCATTCAAATTCACATTCATGCCTATAATACTGGGTTTGCAAGTTCTTTACAATGCAGTTAGCTTTTGAAGTGAAGAGATCTTACCTTCGACATGAGCAACGAGGATGCATGCAAGGATGACCAGTGTGACTGACTGCATAGTGCTGTCAATGGATGATTGTCCTGGTCTGGGTAGCTGgagtgatgagagagggatgattgTCCTGGTCTGGGTAGCTGgagtgatgagagagggatgattgTCCTGGTCTGGGTAGCTGGAgtgatg
Above is a genomic segment from Osmerus mordax isolate fOsmMor3 chromosome 24, fOsmMor3.pri, whole genome shotgun sequence containing:
- the LOC136932876 gene encoding C-X-C motif chemokine 11-6-like — its product is MQSVTLVILACILVAHVEGRRSNVTKCFCQDKGVDRVNHRLVVKLEFHAPSSYCPQLEMIIFLKKGGKVCLNPESQMAKNLLQKAMRNRSSVLGTQTPSL